Part of the Lolium rigidum isolate FL_2022 chromosome 6, APGP_CSIRO_Lrig_0.1, whole genome shotgun sequence genome, CACCTTGGGCAAGTGAAACCCCAGGTGCTACGTGCCTATATGTATGTGTAAAGCTAACGGCGATTGGTTCGGAGCGACTTAAAATGTGCAGCGAACGAATCATAGTCTGTTGGAAGCTTGGGGTGGATATGCGCAGGAGTAGACGCTGGAGTGCTTCCTTTCGGGGTCCCTGCCGAGGCCACTGCGTTTCCCTCATCTTCTGAAGAGCTTCCATCCGGTTCATCTTCTTGCCACTTGCCTCTAGCCGCGGGAGGTTCAATACGCCCAGGCTTTGGCGAAGATTGCTGTACTGAAACCCTTGAATATGGAGGTGCCACTCTATTTTGTTCAGTACTTAAGTTCGAGGATGCTTCAGCGGGGGTTTTTCTCTCCTTCGGTGTGCTTTCAGTTTCAGCAGCATACTGTGCTCCAGTTCGGACTCGGCCAACTCTCTTTGTATCTGATGTTACCTCCCGGGTTCTGCGCGATTGTATCGGCTCTTTAGAAAACTTTGTCTGGCCAGTCTGTCGTGGTTCTAACTCCTCCTCACTGCCATCTGGATCAAAGTAAGTTCTGGAATTCCTTGATCTACCTTCCCTGCCCACCCCAATGCCTGGTCTTTCATGACGTAGGTCTTGACTGGAACTAGCACTAACAGGACTGCTGGTTGTGATAGGATTTGGTGACGGCGTAGTACCAGATCGTTCAGATAACTTCCCTGTATCACCTGAACCGAAGTAATTTCTCGTCACGGATGATCTTGATTCCACAGGTTTTTCACTATTATGTTTCCTGTCATAGTTTTCACTGATGTAATCTGCACCAACAGAATTCTTGGTTGTGCGTGAACTTTTAGGAGTATCAATTGTCTGCTTGGATGACATGTCACTCTCTTTGGAATACACAGATTCTTCAATGCTGGAAGGAGCCTTTTGTAAGGACTGCTTTGGCGTCAAGTTTCCCCCGGAATTCTTgtattgtggaggttgcctgggttTGTTTCTTAATCCAGGAGTTAACCTTCCATAGTTCAGGCCAAGATCACCTTCATCGTTGTCATCAGATAATACGGAAGTTTCCAAGCGAAAAGACAAGGGTCGATTCTCATTTGCTCTTTTTATTGAGGATGTACCTTTCAATTTAGGTGGTTCTgtttcttcttctgaaagatcataATCTCTGATTTGCACACTACCCAAGCTCCCCTGTGCCCCTGAATAGTCAAATCTAGGTGAACCGTCACTCTGTTGCTCCTTATCAAATACATCATAACCTGGTGGATTCTGGTATTGCTTCCTGGACCTAGATTTATCATCTTCAATGTTATCATTGACATCAGGGACAAGCTTTCCAGAGATATTACTGAACATTTTGTTCTCAGAATAATCATATCCTCTTGAATGGGACCTTAAAGACTCTCCATGCATGCCTGTGCTTATGTCCTCATCAGAACTAGCACCATCCGAATCAAAAGTAGGTTGTGTGGTATCATAAGAATGAGACAAAGGAATATCCTCTTTGTTTGCTCCTAAATCATAAGATGGCTGAGTTTCTATTTCTGAAAATAGCGTTGAAGTGTTCTGACCCACTGGAGATTCACTTTTAGGCTGTTGGCTCCAATCTGCACTTGAGAATCCCTTGTGATCTTGGACAGTTGGTATCTCCTCAGTATGTTTTGAAGATAAACGATCCAATAAGTTCTCTTCTTCAACATCATAATCATATTGATCAAAAGTAACAGCTGAAGAATCAGCTCCAGCTTTCTCACTCCGGTTGTCCCAAGTTGGACTGCTGCCACTGTGGGAAGCACTAAAATTACTGTCATAGTTATTTATGTTCTCTTCATTAAAGCTAGCCCGTCTGCTTTCCATATCCTTGGTGCGGTGCCCATCAAATCCAGCATCTGGAAACCTTTCCTCGTGCAAATCAAACAGATGATCGTCATGTCTTCCAATGCTGCTCTCTTTCTCAGACGAATCATCAAAATATGGAGGCTCAGATGAATGAGCACGAGGTGCTTCAGTTGGCATGCCATACATATCGGTGTGACTTTGACTTTCAGGAGCGTAAGAGTGGTGCTGAGATGAGGAGTAAGTAGTTGATATATTCTGACTACTCACATGGCTTGTTTCTGCTCTTTCCTCATCTTCTCTTGCATTACTTGAGGTCCTCCTTGGACCTGAACTCTGCTCATTAGAACTCCTCTTATCATTCTTCATCAAATGTTCAGCTTGTTGCTTCCTGGGTGTAGTGTCATGCATATATGCGGCTGATTCATAATCACCAGTGTTTTGCTCTTCATAGAAGTTTCCACGGCTAGCAAGTTGGGCAGCAGCTCTAGCAGCAATGCTCGCCATCTCTGCAGACTCTGCTGCTGCCTGTGCTGCAGATGCTGCATCCTTGAATTCCACATTCCAATTGGAGCCGCTAGCTGAAGACTTCCTTTCCCTAGGCCGATTGATCTCCTCAGTCCTGGGTATTGTGTCTGAATAGACAAAATAAATTAGTGACTAAGAACATCACCAAAGAATCAAAAGGTGATGACGATATTCAAATAGTATAACCTTCATCCGTACCTGAAACTGTTGAGCCATATTGAGAGTAAGGTCTAGAAACACTTGAATTTCCAGTATTTTCATGAGGGAAATTGTTAGATCGCGGAATCTCTGCTGAGGAATAAGTAGTTGCACCATGTTGGGACCTAGGAGGAACTGAAGCATCCGAGACCCTTCTATTTTCTTGTGTGGAAGAACTGGAATTGGCAGCGCCGTGTGGGTTTCTATTTGCTGGAACTTCAGAAGATTCATAAGAATGTCCAGTAGGCATACGAGAAGTGGCTGCAGGCTGTGGAGTTGGAATGCTAGAAGCAGATGACCCTGAAGTTGGAACGTTTCCTCCAGAATATGTTGAGCCATACTAAATGACAAATAATAAATCAGGTTAGAGATAGAATACTCAGCCCGAGAAAACATTACAAGTTAGTTAGTTTACCGTCAGATCTTCATTTTGCTTTTGCGTATTCTCCTCAAACGCTTTCGGCTCCCATTTTATGTTGTGCTCTGCCGCAATTGAGCTCAAGGTTTTTGTTTTAGTCTGTACATCCGGTGCTCCTGCTGAGAGCTTCTCGATTACCTGTGTCCAAAACAATTATATTAAAATGTGAACAGCTAAAAAACCTTCAGACAGATTTAAAGCCtataaagaaaaaaaatatacCAGACGGTTTACACCACTGTCAGGTCGCACTTCAAGGGCTGATGTGGCGAACTCTTTTCCGTACTTGCTTGTGAAATTCTTCCGAACATCTCCAAGTTCTGTGACATCTGAACATCTCATCGATGCAAATATAACACTGGCTATTGCTTCCTTCAGATCAATAGGGCATGTCCTAAATTTCAGGTAAACATACATGTAACTGTAAGTATAGAAAATATTCATGACAAAACTATATCTGCTCCATGAGAGCCGAGCACAATTTAGGACCAATAAAAATGTTTATTGCGTGACACTAGCCACAAATTATTCAAAATCTAAATGCGCTTAATATTTCATATTCGTGTGATGTTTTAAAAATCTTCAAATTGACCAAAAGTCCCGCACAGGTCCCCAACAGCTATGACACAATTATGCAAGGACAACTACTCCTGAAGGTGAAATTTGATTTCAGTGAGCACTTCGCTTGAGAATCATACTGTACATATTACGATTCGACTATTCAGAAACTTGCAGCACCTTGTGAACTGGATAACAAATTGTCCCATGTATGGACATATAATGAAGAAAGGCATAAGCAGATCACTTTTTATCTAATTGGATTAGTTGTGCCCCAAAAGTATACTCGTATATAGAGGCAAGCCCCAGCAAACCACCAAAATTCAGTAATACCCTGGAAACTTGGCCATCGATTGGATAGGTGCAAATATCTGTTATGGCCAGGATTTTGCAAGCCACTTCCAACCTTTGGCAAAAGAATTGTCAGTGAGAACCACCTCTTGGTTCGCGCGGTGTGCGCATATGCCTGGCCAGCCTGACAAGCCAAATTTTGTCTCACCCATGTTGTGGCAATTATTTGTTTGGGACCAAAACTGTAAAGCTAACTCATGATGTGCTGATAATGAAAAAAACGGAAGGCAACTCAAAACCTAAGAAATCATCCCATAGTTCACTAATCATAGTGAAAAATAGCTACAGAAATAATCCGAATATGAGATGTAACTTAAGTGACAGTCTTCTAACAAATAATGTATGTTTCAGCTTCTCTTGATGATAAACAAGCAACATCAGCTAAAGACATGGACCAGTAAGTAATggtaaatacaaaaagaaaaacttgGCTTACTTCTGTGAGTCGATAATGGACATGCGTGCCACTATAAGTTCGCAGTATACTTCAATTAAGTCATATGCTTGCATGAACTTCTCTTCCCTTATGACATGTTCAACCTGTTGAGAGGGGAAAGCACAACAATACAGAATAAGTGAACGTCTTGGTTATGTGGCTTAGAAACCAATAAAGTCACCTACAAGGttagtagtataggtagatacctGTATAGGACCATATACTTTTGTGCTGAACGATCAGACATACTTGAGCACAGAGTTTGGCATAAAAAAGGTGCAAGGGTGAAGATAACATTAACAGAATCAGCCAACTACTGGCCTTGTGTAGAGTTTGGTGGGACAAAAGTCACCCACTTGACACTTCTATAAGATAAAATTCCAACTCTCCTACTCCTACGGAGATCAGAGTTATATTAGGGAAAGACTGAACTCATGCATACCCAGAAAGCCAACACACTGAATGAATGGTGTCAGAACCCAACTCAGGCTGCAATTTGGGGTAAACTGGTAACAGGCAAATAGCCGGATGGACCCAAGAAAAACATGTGGGTGGAAAGTCAATGCTATGCATCAATCGTACAGGTAACATGCCGTGCTAGTTGTTCCAGCTCACAATTACCTAAACAAAATCTGAAGTGGCCATATTATTTGTTTTCTCTTCCAGACTATGGCTAATTCGACAATGTtcgcataaataaataaaaccatcTAACGAGTATAGATTTTATCCCAAGAAGAATCGAGAACTCCGTTTGAAGCCAGGACATCCCGTTTACAGAATTGCGTCATCACCAATCGGATGAGCAAAGGATCATCCCGCTTGAAAAAAGGACTAAATGGGGGATAAAACGAAGAGGCTGCTGGAGGGTGATTGGAGCTGGGCGTACCCTGATTCGCGCGGTCTGGTCCTGGTTGCCCTCGAGCAGCTGCGCGACCTCGCGGCGCATCTGGCGCACCTGCGCCTCCTTCTTGTTCCGCAGCAGCTTGATCCGCGCCATGGCCATCTTGAGCGCAATCTTGCTGAGACGCCAcaaagaaaaaacaagaaaagGCGTTCAATTTCGGCACAGCCAAGGGAGGAAACAAGAAAGGATTACGGAAGCAAAAGGATCTGGACTGACCACTTGTCGGGCTTGAAGCCCTTGTGCAGGACGCCCGACAGCTTGCTCTTGTGCATCTCGGCCGCCCTCCCGTGTCGTCCCTGCGCGCGCTTGCACGGCAGCACCACCAGCAGCAACCACCACGTCCTCCGCCCCGGATAGATTGGATTGGATTGGATTGGAATCGAATCGAATCGAGGCGGCTCCGCTCCGGCAGGAGGGGGCTATGGTGGAAAGTATAGATGCTGTCCTCCTCGCCGACGACGCGTTGGTGAGGTAGATTGGAAAGGGGGACTAGCGCCAAGAGGAAGGGGAGGAGACTTGGGTTGTTGCCTTGTTGGTAAGAAACAAAACCGTTCTTTCTTGCGCGGGTGGGATTTCCGTGACGCGTGAGGACAGCGGCGCTTTCGTCCCGCCTTCTTCAACGCTTCCGATTGCCGATTCCAGGAAGGGGAGGGGATTGACCTTGACCCGCCGCCGATTCTAGAGGAACCACCGACGGGCGCGTGGACGTGGGATTTCGCTTGGTTTCGCGGGTTTCTTCCGATGGCAGGCACCTGGCAATTTACAACACTCTTTTATTTACGTTCCTTGATCCTGAGATGTTAACCggctgttagggcatctccagcggcgcgacgcaatcacgcaaatggtcgttttcctccgccgtgaccggaaatgcgtctggcgccctctccagcggggcgacgcaaagtgaccgggccgtccggggagacgcaaacctggcccaaatatgcgcctcggatgcgtctccgcggacactgcgcggacgccgaaagtgtccggtcatatccggcggacgtttcgtcgggcccgcctggcagcgacctggcgtcgatgcgtcttctcaaacgcgctcgCGGCCggcgcgccgctgcgtcgcttcggcagtctgcgccacgttaatggcaatGCCTCGGCTGCCAAGCGGCCgtagcccacctccgccaaccacgttaatggcgtcgccacgcgtcccgcggccaccgcatgcctccggtcTATATAACGGGGccgcgccttcttcttcctcatccactccctccatagaaaccctagccgccacaaagctccaacgttccgccgcctaggtgttcctgcgacgcagcccggccccgcgaggaagaccatggcgggtcccggtggccggcgaggcggtcgaggccgcggccccggACGGCCCCGGGGACGGGCGAGGGGCCGccatggtggagcagctacggccccacgctcgccgtcgctgcgccctcttcgtcttcctccgacgtggagggacaccgctcgagttcctcctccgcatcgatgacgacccgctcggcatcaagcgtctcccggacaagttcgccgagttcgtcgacggcgtcgagccggcgcatttgcgGCTACGGGAGGCCGAGCCGCAACTACGCCGCCGGGCCGTGGAGGTcccgttcgacgggcagggcaagatgtacttgcacaccgggtggggcaagttcgcccgtgacccggcgctcgagcccggctgccggctcaccttcctctacgagggagacGGTGAGATGGTCGTCAGGTCTTCGACGACACGGCTGCCgcgaggcactaccacaccggcgaatccgagtcggactccgatagttagaacgtagagtgttctttctttgcggcgAATCGGCTACGGCCGGACGAAGCCGATAGTGGAAGGTTTACGtacgttcgcctcatcggtagaaccaacaagggcaccgtcaatcCTCCTGCTAGATTTTCCGGTTTGGTcgatcgggtgtgccctcgaatgttttttcttggcagcgaacatacggaaatcaacacaagctggtttctatttttaaaatatttatatttgtgtccaccatggtacaaactatgtattagtttgtgtaaaccatgttccaaactatgtattagtttgtgtaaaataatcttccaatttgtaatatttggaagtatgttgaaatgaaaaagaaaaaaaaatgcgtcgggccgctggagccaaccccagacgcaaacggacacgcggacgaaaacggtcatttcagcgtccgctgcgcgacgcaaacggacgcgcgcggacactaaaatgcgtcgcgccgctggagatgcccttatcaaAGCTACTACTCCTTGCCTCTTTATTCCTTTGCTAAAAGAGTTAGTACATCGTTtattacaaaaattgattcctagCTAATTGATGCGCCACCTGATTTGCATCCTAAACTCAAAAGTAATACTATGTCTCATAGTTCCGACTTTAAGGAAACACTTTACCAAAATTATTGAATATGGACTCCACACCTCAATAGGTCCATTGCAGGCTTGAATTAACTCAAGgggattgtaatatcccaggtaatggggttacaaaaatagaggaaacagatgtgtgcattgcattcatgcatagaaaatctggggaattttcgcgctttaaagtaaaacgagtcacgatagtcgaagtttcacttgatcttggtggaattgaagtagctcatcaagtcaagcgctataaacctcaatgtgactttgataaaaccttgttttgggtagagatgatttgatctaagggattagatcaaatggaattaatattcaacacaacaacactttactcaaggaTCAAttccttgatcttataaaagattataagatggtaatccttgtcataatatatgaacctacaattaattggaaatcaagtaacaataattgggaaaccattcttcacttgtcttttccatgtcttaaactaatccttaatcctaccatgaacctcatgatattcattttacttcattcttggaaacataacaagaagaccaaccctataaatatatatctttctattccaagatattatattcaaaccatcatctttaagagaaaccttaggatattattcaagaccttcccaagtgagagagcccattcatatcaattctagcttgACCTATTCaaaaataaaggacaacctttgaattaaagtattaggttgaaaaccatttcccttggaatgatgagataacctaatatcacatggaataataataatacccctgaattgataaggtgaggaagagaccaacccaattaagctagacaaatgaaaccttagtctagatacctaaggagatattaggagtacaccataaaccctagaataaccattcttaaatgagaaagctcaacctatggtgttatacccAAGATAATTGAGataaccataaccatgcccattcaagaaactataaaagaaaagtatatatttaattgatcaagacaacacttgatcttgagagtgggaaacctattaaatgagagatatcttaggaagctaaactttgatcattacaaattgagtgatgatcataaaccctaagaacttgaggtagagatattaagaacaagtggatcatgcttaatccatgaccatgctttggagaaataggagaataatccaaatactaacacttatatgattagtagatGTTATTCCCCACAAGAAATCATAGGGAGCTCACTAGTAAAcaaacctagacttatatcctaaaccctaacttgtgaaccacttggtgatcacaagtaggaTTCTACCAcacctacattccacttatt contains:
- the LOC124662251 gene encoding uncharacterized protein LOC124662251, with the translated sequence MHKSKLSGVLHKGFKPDKCKIALKMAMARIKLLRNKKEAQVRQMRREVAQLLEGNQDQTARIRVEHVIREEKFMQAYDLIEVYCELIVARMSIIDSQKTCPIDLKEAIASVIFASMRCSDVTELGDVRKNFTSKYGKEFATSALEVRPDSGVNRLVIEKLSAGAPDVQTKTKTLSSIAAEHNIKWEPKAFEENTQKQNEDLTYGSTYSGGNVPTSGSSASSIPTPQPAATSRMPTGHSYESSEVPANRNPHGAANSSSSTQENRRVSDASVPPRSQHGATTYSSAEIPRSNNFPHENTGNSSVSRPYSQYGSTVSDTIPRTEEINRPRERKSSASGSNWNVEFKDAASAAQAAAESAEMASIAARAAAQLASRGNFYEEQNTGDYESAAYMHDTTPRKQQAEHLMKNDKRSSNEQSSGPRRTSSNAREDEERAETSHVSSQNISTTYSSSQHHSYAPESQSHTDMYGMPTEAPRAHSSEPPYFDDSSEKESSIGRHDDHLFDLHEERFPDAGFDGHRTKDMESRRASFNEENINNYDSNFSASHSGSSPTWDNRSEKAGADSSAVTFDQYDYDVEEENLLDRLSSKHTEEIPTVQDHKGFSSADWSQQPKSESPVGQNTSTLFSEIETQPSYDLGANKEDIPLSHSYDTTQPTFDSDGASSDEDISTGMHGESLRSHSRGYDYSENKMFSNISGKLVPDVNDNIEDDKSRSRKQYQNPPGYDVFDKEQQSDGSPRFDYSGAQGSLGSVQIRDYDLSEEETEPPKLKGTSSIKRANENRPLSFRLETSVLSDDNDEGDLGLNYGRLTPGLRNKPRQPPQYKNSGGNLTPKQSLQKAPSSIEESVYSKESDMSSKQTIDTPKSSRTTKNSVGADYISENYDRKHNSEKPVESRSSVTRNYFGSGDTGKLSERSGTTPSPNPITTSSPVSASSSQDLRHERPGIGVGREGRSRNSRTYFDPDGSEEELEPRQTGQTKFSKEPIQSRRTREVTSDTKRVGRVRTGAQYAAETESTPKERKTPAEASSNLSTEQNRVAPPYSRVSVQQSSPKPGRIEPPAARGKWQEDEPDGSSSEDEGNAVASAGTPKGSTPASTPAHIHPKLPTDYDSFAAHFKSLRTNRR